In Trichomycterus rosablanca isolate fTriRos1 chromosome 5, fTriRos1.hap1, whole genome shotgun sequence, the sequence ACATGACAGGGATGTCTACACTTCTGGCTATACAGTGTACATTCTGCTATAATTTGAATATATACACAGATAAACTAAATTGGATGACTTACCTTTCTCGTCTGTTTCTGAAAACCCCTTTGCTTTTAGCTGTGATTGTATGTATTCGTCTTTCTCCTGAAATCATATAATTGAAATTTGACCTTAGAAATACAGTACACGTTATTCGTAATCACTCAATGTATGATGTAATGTCTCCCTCTATCGGTTCATCTGTCTTGCTTCACCTTGCTAAATGTAACATTCTGTCTGGTCCAAAACTCGTGGTTCCAGTCCTCTGTTTCCTGCCTCAGATGTCTCAGTTTCGTCTCCAGCTGGGTCTCATTCTCAGGGATGTGATATATAATCGGGCGCAGACTTGATAGTCTGTCTGGTGGCCCAATCCAGTCATATTTGGATGTCGGAGCTGGGCTGAATCTGGtgttctaaataataataaaaaaaaaacattaaacaaaccATTAAATCAGAAGACTGGACAAACACCTGAAATGTTTTATATCACTTgtcctaaaataaatacagtaatttAATATTTGGGGTACAAATTTGTCTTAccaacaattatttatttattaggattttaacgtcatgttttacccactttggttccattcatgacaggacagataattactggttacacaagattcatcagttcagttgttttttttttatgtcaaacacagtcatggac encodes:
- the LOC134315129 gene encoding cytochrome c oxidase assembly factor 8 isoform X2 — translated: MKNTRFSPAPTSKYDWIGPPDRLSSLRPIIYHIPENETQLETKLRHLRQETEDWNHEFWTRQNVTFSKEKDEYIQSQLKAKGFSETDEKGRKQTLTSEEMAVFYKYFLDKNFKKHASYNKEWYRRNFTITVLMAKVTLQNAWRTLTGQARSKGKPTTMPK